Part of the Mycolicibacterium mengxianglii genome is shown below.
GGCGATGCCGGGGACGGGTTCGAACTCGGTGAGCGGCTCGACCAGCTCGTACGGTGAGGCCGCGACCCGCTCTGCGAGCTGTGTCAGGTGCTGCACACCGAACGAGAAGTACTTGATGCCGGCCTGCGCATGGCCGCCACCCGGTGCGGTCGGCTCCGGCGGCGGCGGGGTGTAGGTGACGAGCTTGACGACGTTGCCGCCCAATGCGTAGCGGCGCTGCGACCCTCCCGGGAAGTCCAACTCGGACTGGAACTCCAGGCCGAGGAAGTTCTCGTAGAACTCGATCATCTCGGCGAGGTTGGTCGTCACCACGGCCACCTCGATATTCGGGCTCAGCAGCTCCAGTTTCGCGCTCACCGGGTCATCGTGCCACGGCGGGATGACGGGACCGGGCGCTACGCGCCGGTCAGACCCCGGTCCAGGCCTCCTCGAGGCGTTCGGCCACATCGATCACCTTCGCCTGGACTGCTTCCGGCGCGTCGATCTGTTCGGCGACGTGCTGGGCGATGAATCGCCGGATCTCGGCGTCCACTCCCCCGATGATGCGGACGATCTCGCCGCGGATCGACTTCGACGCCACATGGACGCTGATATCGGTTGCGCGAGGCTTGGCCACGTCGATGATCAGCAGCAGGGGTTCGGCGGCACGCGCAGTGGCACGCAGCGCGATCTCACCGTCGA
Proteins encoded:
- a CDS encoding VOC family protein; protein product: MSAKLELLSPNIEVAVVTTNLAEMIEFYENFLGLEFQSELDFPGGSQRRYALGGNVVKLVTYTPPPPEPTAPGGGHAQAGIKYFSFGVQHLTQLAERVAASPYELVEPLTEFEPVPGIAYLFVADPDGNWIEFFGTL